One genomic segment of Ricinus communis isolate WT05 ecotype wild-type chromosome 5, ASM1957865v1, whole genome shotgun sequence includes these proteins:
- the LOC8273379 gene encoding soluble inorganic pyrophosphatase — protein MDNSGGEASGKSSRKVALNERIISSMSRRSVAAHPWHDLEIGPGAPSVFNCVVEIGKGSKVKYELDKISGLIKVDRVLYSSVVYPHNYGFIPRTICEDSDPMDVLVLMQEPVLPGTFLRARAIGLMPMIDQGEKDDKIIAVCADDPEFRHYTDIKELPPHRLAEIRRFFEDYKKNENKKVDVEDFLPAEAAINAIKYSMDLYASYIVESLRQ, from the exons ATGGATAACAGTGGTGGCGAAGCAAGTGGAAAAAGCTCGAGGAAGGTTGCCCTCAATGAAAGGATTATTTCTTCAATGTCACGGAGATCTGTTGCTGCTCATCCCTGGCATGACTTGGAGATTG GACCAGGTGCTCCATCAGTTTTCAACTGT GTGGTTGAAATTGGCAAAGGTAGCAAGGTTAAGTACGAGCTTGACAAGATAAGCGGTCTTATAAAA GTTGATCGTGTTCTTTACTCATCTGTTGTATATCCGCACAATTATGGGTTTATCCCAAGAACTATCTGTGAGGATAGTGATCCTATGGATGTCCTGGTATTGATGCAG GAGCCTGTGCTACCTGGTACTTTTCTCCGTGCTCGTGCTATTGGTTTAATGCCTATGATTGACCag GGTGAAAAGGATGACAAGATTATAGCAGTATGTGCTGATGATCCTGAGTTCCGTCACTACACAGACATCAAGGAGCTTCCTCCTCACCGTCTAGCTGAAATCCGCCGCTTTTTTGAGGACT ACAAAAAGAATGAGAACAAGAAAGTTGATGTGGAAGATTTTTTGCCAGCCGAGGCTGCCATCAATGCCATCAAGTACTCCAT GGATCTGTATGCGTCTTACATTGTCGAAAGCTTGAGGCAGTGA
- the LOC8273378 gene encoding auxilin-like protein 1 yields MENPPHSRQPNMLSKKSCNGSSNKSIYDDVFGGPPRFGAPTLSPRVEDYSEIFGGFHSSTGSSIPVLDLPLVDDDAADVFFDVRSSGFDYAEVFGGYNGHDFGLSFDELMMMDQSNGHADSSDDEEAWTPADADNLSEESDHSAKDQCLSNGDSHESIDDGVEFNISYNKASQRVNEDLSNGVVHITQHHDVSGYTFVVDKTTSLPAIDNEYQLLQESDDDHLSINCSGEMLRGRHLKKVMSHPANGSTGELLFGNDMRPHREFFRNSSLPSQMFVTISDVSLRTQPSDLPPPSRPPPAFDNKKGGSGKATPSCKSATSEETTGDCSPPYFDVEVDASSSAAVSAAAMKEAMEKAQAKLKSAKESMDRKREGFQTRTKSVSKNERKDEEDEVSKLDNGCASRNTMRGQVSYREESELDYSISEKQNIKKITQLILESIGEKNHPNVVKVAAEENNGRESLSSQGSDSIDGAGEWKEATQFFELVTNKPRKLFGLENNHNILVPDSNFHQHGKEKKKETVEAMQRLQENDKKVKAVRADNQLKEYPKASQMSKEAFDCEIISGKSEEANKLKVDKKVQVAQEASRQVANEKKFETYWQPVETDKKQTRPVVSLKHESSLEVQQKESTSAVRQSMKHKEKGSWLKKGDRSKGDVKIFTCEQEDSERGQRKTFELEENEKMLTLSLEQAENERTLKKTPDQEEKEKMIKAVRKQEEYEKLQREAYEREENDRRLKEALEEEEKGRRMKETREKEERLRRQRETLKWQENEKREIEAREREENERKKREAREREESEKKLKKAVEKEEKERRLKETLEKEERQRRLREAVEQEENTKKEREEYETRKEALEKEERQRRRREAVEREENVKREREQNEKRLKEAAEWEENLKREREQNEKRLKGAREEEENKRRLEVAVEQEENEKRQRKSGERAKNENKQKEAYEREESEMRCKEASEKEEIEQRIKEVPENEVGERMEEVSEQPENYTTSRGAQEVKGSKPAPKEDHNPEEIGELTQAGSKWEESQKLHVDSGESGKRKGLSKHERNSEIFEATVEIPFGEISKKFTELRNGEKEAASGIVQGNLEHGRSQSPMEDVTGIEQKTNEKTRSSFQVNPDIGNQGKKFANERSERGINTEPAQVPLNQGNNKDILMSARAARESAETGRKMEGAQPAILEVKGSTSKTAQQVNATQSTERNVKTSYEAFLSEDKEAERLKTERELEREHLRKIEEEKEREREREKDRMAVDRAALETRERGFAEARERAERAAVERATAEARQRALNEARERLEKACAEAREKTLPEKASAEARLRAERAAVERATAEARERAFEKAMAERAAFEARERIERSVSDKFSSSSRNVGMRPSSSSSDLQDLQSKGTGPVSGSKYQYPSACTEGFEGVEGESAQRCRARLERYRRTAERAAKALAEKNMRDLLAQREQAERNRLAETLDADVKRWSSGKEGNLRALLSTLQYILGPNSGWQPIPLTEVITAAAVKKAYRKATLCVHPDKLQQRGASIQQKYICEKVFDLLKEAWNKFNSEER; encoded by the exons ATGGAAAACCCACCACATTCTCGCCAACCAAACATGCTTTCCAAGAAGAGCTGTAATGGCAGCTCTAACAAGTCCATTTATGACGATGTGTTTGGTGGTCCACCGCGGTTTGGAGCCCCGACACTGTCGCCTCGGGTCGAAGACTACAGCGAGATTTTTGGTGGGTTTCACTCCTCAACTGGCTCCTCTATTCCTGTGCTTGATCTTCCGTTGGTTGATGATGACGCTGCCGatgttttctttgatgttCGTAGCTCTGGGTTTGACTACGCTGAGGTTTTTGGAGGATACAATGGGCATGATTTTGGTTTGTCTTTTGATgagttgatgatgatggaCCAATCCAACGGTCATGCTGATTCTTCTGATGACGAGGAGGCTTG GACTCCAGCAGACGCAGATAATCTATCAGAAGAGTCTGATCATTCTGCAAAGGACCAATGCTTATCAAATGGAGATTCACATGAGTCAATTGATGATGGTGTTGAGTTCAACATATCATACAATAAAGCTAGTCAAAGAGTCAATGAAGATTTGTCAAACGGGGTTGTGCACATAACTCAGCACCATGATGTTTCTGGCTATACTTTTGTGGTTGATAAAACCACTTCCTTGCCAGCAATAGACAATGAGTACCAGCTCCTGCAGGAAAGCGATGATGATCATCTCAGTATCAACTGTAGTGGGGAAATGTTGAGGGGTAGGCATCTCAAAAAAGTCATGTCACACCCAGCCAATGGCAGTACTGGTGAACTATTATTTGGTAATGACATGAGACCGCACAGGGAATTTTTCAGAAATAGTTCTCTTCCTAGTCAGATGTTTGTAACCATTTCAGATGTCAGCCTTAGAACTCAACCCTCTGATCTGCCTCCACCTTCTAGACCACCACCAGCATTCGACAACAAAAAGGGAGGTTCTGGTAAAGCAACTCCATCCTGTAAAAGTGCTACTTCTGAAGAGACTACTGGTGATTGTTCTCCTCCTTACTTTGATGTAGAGGTAGATGCGAGTTCATCCGCTGCAGTCTCTGCAGCTGCTATGAAAGAAGCAATGGAGAAAGCTCAAGCAAAGCTAAAAAGTGCAAAAGAATCCATGGACAGGAAGAGGGAGGGTTTCCAAACCCGAACAAAATCAGTTTCGAAGAATGAGAGAAAAGACGAGGAAGACGAAGTGAGTAAACTTGATAATGGCTGTGCTAGCAGAAACACTATGAGAGGGCAGGTCAGTTATAGAGAAGAGAGTGAACTGGATTATTCTATTTCAGAGaagcaaaatattaaaaagataaccCAGCTAATTTTGGAGTCAATAGGAGAGAAAAATCATCCAAATGTGGTCAAAGTAGCTGCAGAGGAGAATAATGGAAGGGAATCATTGTCATCTCAAGGGTCTGACAGTATTGATGGAGCTGGTGAATGGAAAGAGGCCACTCAATTTTTTGAATTGGTAACAAATAAACCTAGAAAACTCTTTGGCCTTGAAAACAATCACAATATTTTGGTGCCTGATTCAAATTTTCATCAGCatggaaaggagaaaaagaaggagACTGTGGAAGCAATGCAGCGGCTTCAAGAAAATGACAAGAAAGTAAAAGCAGTTAGAGCAGATAATCAACTGAAGGAATATCCAAAGGCATCTCAGATGTCAAAGGAAGCTTTTGACTGTGAGATAATCTCTGGGAAATCAGAAGAGGCGAACAAACTGAAAGTTGATAAGAAGGTACAAGTTGCTCAAGAGGCTTCTAGACAGGTTGccaatgaaaagaaatttgagacTTACTGGCAACCTGTAGAAACTGACAAGAAACAAACTAGACCTGTTGTTTCTTTGAAACATGAGAGCTCTTTAGAGGTTCAACAGAAAGAAAGTACATCTGCAGTCAGGCAGAGTATGAAGCATAAGGAGAAAGGATCATGGCTAAAGAAGGGTGATAGAAGTAAGGGAGATGTGAAAATATTCACTTGTGAACAGGAAGACAGTGAAAGGGGACAGAGAAAGACTTTTGAGCttgaagaaaatgagaaaatgcTTACTCTATCTCTTGAACAAGCAGAAAATGAGAGAACACTGAAGAAGACTCCTGATcaggaagaaaaagagaagatgaTAAAGGCAGTTCGTAAACAGGAAGAATATGAGAAGTTGCAGAGAGAGGCTTatgaaagagaagaaaatgatagGAGACTGAAAGAGGCTttggaagaggaagagaaagGCAGGAGAATGAAGGAGACTCgtgagaaagaagagaggttgAGGAGACAAAGAGAGACTCTTAAATGgcaagaaaatgagaagaGAGAAATTGAGGCTcgtgaaagagaagaaaatgagaggaaaaaaagagaagctCGCGAAAGAGAGGAAAGtgagaaaaaactaaaaaaggcTGTGGAGAAGGAAGAGAAGGAGAGGAGACTGAAAGAGACTCTTGAGAAGGAAGAGAGGCAGAGGAGGCTACGAGAGGCTGTTGAACAGGaagaaaacacaaagaaagaaagagaagaatatGAGACGAGAAAAGAGGCTCTTGAGAAGGAAGAGAGGCAGAGGAGACGAAGAGAGGCTGTTGAACGGGAAGAGAACgtgaagagagagagagaacaaaATGAGAAGAGACTAAAAGAGGCTGCTGAATGGGAAGAGAATttgaagagagaaagagaacaGAATGAGAAGAGACTAAAAGGGGCTCGTGAGGAGGAAGAGAACAAAAGGAGACTAGAAGTGGCTGTTGAACAGGAAGAGAATGAAAAGAGACAAAGAAAGTCCGGTGAAAGAGCAAAAAATGAGAACAAACAGAAAGAGGCTTATGAAAGAGAGGAAAGTGAGATGAGATGCAAAGAGGCttctgaaaaagaagaaattgagcAAAGAATTAAAGAGGTGCctgaaaatgaagttggagagAGAATGGAAGAGGTAAGTGAGCAACCAGAAAACTACACGACTTCAAGAGGGGCTCAGGAAGTAAAAGGAAGTAAACCAGCACCAAAAGAAGACCATAATCCAGAAGAGATTGGGGAATTGACCCAAGCTGGAAGCAAGTGGGAAGAGTCACAGAAACTGCATGTGGACAGTGGTGAGAGTGGAAAGAGAAAGGGACTGAGCAAGCACGAGAGGAACAGTGAAATATTTGAAGCAACTGTGGAGATACCTTTTGGAGAAATTAGCAAGAAATTTACTGAACTCAGAAATGGTGAAAAGGAAGCAGCATCTGGCATAGTCCAAGGCAACTTAGAACATGGAAGGAGCCAGTCCCCAATGGAAGATGTTACTGGCATTGAACAGAAGACCAATGAGAAAACTAGAAGTAGCTTCCAAGTAAACCCAGATATTGGAAATCAAGGGAAGAAATTTGCTAATGAAAGGAGTGAGCGAGGAATTAATACTGAGCCAGCCCAAGTTCCCTTAAATCAAGGAAACAACAAGGATATTCTTATGTCAGCCAGAGCGGCAAGAGAGTCGGCTGAAACTGGAAGGAAAATGGAAGGAGCTCAGCCAGCTATATTGGAAGTGAAAGGAAGCACATCAAAAACAGCTCAGCAGGTTAATGCAACTCAGAGTACTGAAAGAAATGTGAAGACTTCTTATGAGGCCTTTTTGTCAGAAGACAAAGAAGCTGAAAGGTTGAAAACAGAGAGAGAGTTGGAGAGGGAACATCTCAGAAagatagaagaagaaaaagagagggaaagggaaagagaaaaggataGGATGGCTGTTGATAGAGCAGCACTTGAAACACGTGAAAGGGGATTTGCTGAAGCTCGTGAGAGGGCAGAAAGGGCTGCTGTTGAAAGAGCAACTGCTGAAGCTCGACAAAGGGCACTGAATGAGGCCCGCGAAAGATTAGAGAAGGCATGTGCAGAGGCTAGAGAAAAGACCTTACCTGAAAAGGCATCTGCAGAGGCTCGGCTCAGGGCAGAGCGTGCTGCAGTAGAGAGAGCAACAGCAGAGGCACGAGAGCGTGCTTTTGAAAAAGCAATGGCTGAAAGGGCTGCTTTTGAGGCAAGAGAGCGAATAGAAAGATCTGTTTCAGATaaattctcttcttcttcaaggaATGTCGGAATGAGACCAAGCTCTTCATCCTCT GATCTGCAAGATCTGCAATCTAAAGGCACAGGCCCAGTTAGTGGTTCAAAATATCAATATCCCTCAGCCTGTACTG AAGGATTTGAAGGAGTTGAAGGTGAATCAGCTCAGAGATGTAGAGCTAGATTAGAGAGATATCGAAGAACTGCTGAACGTGCG GCAAAAGCCTTGGCAGAGAAAAACATGCGCGATCTTCTTGCTCAAAGAGAACAAGCAGAGAGAAAT AGGTTAGCAGAAACTTTGGATGCTGATGTTAAGAGGTGGTCAAGTGGGAAAGAAGGAAACCTGCGAGCATTGCTTTCGACTTTGCAATAT ATACTTGGACCCAATAGTGGTTGGCAGCCAATTCCACTTACAGAAGTTATAACTGCAGCTGCTGTAAAGAAAGCTTACAGGAAAGCCACTCTCTGTGTCCATCCTGACAAATTACAACAACGTGGCGCAAGTATTCAGCAGAAATACATATGTGAGAAGGTGTTTGATCTTCTGAAG GAAGCTTGGAATAAATTCAACTCGGAGGAGCGATAG
- the LOC8273377 gene encoding pentatricopeptide repeat-containing protein At5g66500, mitochondrial, translating into MYSSLLVIAYRNFLTKNCRKIVKLCSRYVHTHHLFDEFPHRSLYSLNSQLASFSRLGDFLATWALFYRMHCACLDLDAYTFTPVLSACSALPGAERGKQVHALMIKAGTDLGPIAKTALIDMYSKYGYLGDSVKAFEEVEFRDVVTWNSLLSSFLRHGLSNKALGIFGAMRREGVEFSEFTLCSVLKACAAVKAFSQGKQVHGLVVVMGRDLVVLGTALIDFYSTVGYVDEALKVFSSLSWRTDDVICNSLIAGCVQNKRFEEAFSIMRTVRPNAVALTSALVACSENSVLWNGVQIHCAAIRFGFTSDTQLCNKLIDMYAKCGKILNARSVFDGIFRKDVVSWTSMIDAYGRHGNGYEALELFKKMGLLGNMVSPNSITFLAVLSACGHAGLVEEGRELFDLVRKKYGLEPGAEHYACFIDILGRAGKIEEAWCLFHDMERYGTRPTTEVWAALLNVCSLNLDVSRGMFAAKQLLELEPNNPGNYIMLSNFYASIGRWDFVDSLRSHMRDNRLIKEAGSSWVTAAC; encoded by the coding sequence ATGTATTCTTCTCTTCTTGTCATTGCTTATCGCAACTTCCTCACCAAAAACTGTCGTAAAATAGTTAAACTTTGCAGTCGTTATGTCCATACCCACCACTTGTTTGATGAATTCCCTCATAGAAGCCTCTACTCCCTCAACTCCCAACTCGCCTCTTTCTCTCGCCTAGGCGACTTTCTTGCCACATGGGCTTTGTTTTATCGGATGCATTGTGCTTGCCTTGACCTCGATGCTTACACTTTCACACCAGTTCTCTCTGCATGCTCTGCTTTGCCCGGTGCAGAACGTGGCAAACAAGTACATGCTCTTATGATAAAAGCTGGTACTGATTTAGGACCTATCGCTAAAACTGCTCTTATTGATATGTACTCCAAGTACGGATACTTGGGTGATTCGGTTAAGGCCTTTGAAGAAGTTGAATTCCGAGATGTTGTAACCTGGAATTCTTTGCTTTCGAGTTTTTTAAGACATGGTCTTTCCAATAAAGCACTTGGTATATTTGGAGCTATGAGGAGGGAAGGAGTGGAATTTAGCGAGTTTACATTATGTTCTGTGCTTAAGGCTTGTGCTGCAGTTAAGGCCTTTTCACAAGGTAAGCAGGTTCATGGCTTGGTGGTTGTCATGGGCCGTGATTTGGTGGTTTTGGGTACTGCTCTTATTGATTTTTACTCTACTGTTGGATATGTTGATGAAGCTTTGAAAGTCTTTTCTAGTTTGAGCTGGAGAACAGATGATGTTATATGCAATTCTTTGATTGCGGGGTGTGTTCAGAATAAGAGATTTGAAGAGGCATTTTCTATAATGAGAACAGTGAGGCCAAATGCAGTTGCACTTACTAGTGCTCTCGTAGCTTGCTCTGAGAATTCAGTTCTGTGGAATGGCGTGCAGATTCACTGCGCAGCGATACGCTTTGGGTTTACTTCAGATACTCAATTAtgcaataaattaatagatatgtATGCAAAATGTGGGAAAATCTTGAATGCTAGGTCAGTGTTTGACGGAATTTTCCGTAAAGATGTAGTTTCTTGGACTAGCATGATTGATGCATACGGAAGGCATGGGAATGGGTATGAAGCTCTTGAATTGTTCAAGAAGATGGGACTGTTGGGAAATatggtctcgcctaattccaTTACATTTCTTGCTGTTCTATCAGCTTGTGGGCACGCAGGATTGGTGGAAGAAGGCCGGGAGCTTTTTGATCTGGTGAGGAAGAAATATGGTTTAGAACCGGGTGCTGAACATTATGCTTGCTTCATAGATATCTTAGGCCGGGCAGGCAAAATAGAAGAGGCATGGTGCCTGTTCCATGATATGGAAAGATATGGCACTAGGCCTACAACTGAAGTATGGGCAGCATTGCTGAATGTTTGCAGTCTTAATCTAGATGTTTCCAGGGGCATGTTTGCTGCAAAGCAACTCTTGGAACTGGAACCAAATAATCCTGGGAATTATATAATGCTGTCAAATTTTTATGCATCAATTGGAAGGTGGGATTTTGTAGACAGCTTGAGAAGCCATATGAGGGATAATCGGCTGATTAAAGAGGCAGGGAGCAGTTGGGTTACTGCTGCATGTTGA
- the LOC8273376 gene encoding uncharacterized protein LOC8273376: MLRALSTRRSRRGYERLVADESAICLLEEKLKRSKTLPAAARTSFDLPTKLTSDSAFPQDAAAKVAKPAAARKVNKSHPLFSLFDCRRKKKTTAKPEFTRYLQYLREGGMWDVKSNTPVIYYK, encoded by the coding sequence ATGTTGAGAGCATTGAGCACGAGGAGAAGCCGTCGTGGGTATGAAAGATTAGTAGCTGACGAGTCTGCCATTTGTCTTTTGGAAGAAAAACTGAAGAGGTCTAAAACTCTGCCTGCAGCAGCTAGAACATCCTTTGATTTGCCCACCAAGTTAACTTCAGATTCAGCCTTCCCACAGGATGCTGCTGCTAAAGTAGCGAAGCCTGCAGCTGCAAGAAAGGTTAACAAGAGCCACCCACTTTTCAGTCTCTTTGATTGTCGTCGGAAGAAGAAGACTACAGCGAAGCCAGAATTTACAAGATACTTACAGTATCTCAGAGAAGGTGGGATGTGGGATGTCAAGTCGAACACGCCTGTTATATACTACAAATGA
- the LOC8273374 gene encoding uncharacterized protein LOC8273374 — protein sequence MLRALSTRRSYHGYERLVADEYSAIGLLEGDLKRSKTLPSGLRRFHVSAELPSELAFPSDPKVKPAAARKSSKSHPLLSLFDSRRKKKTTARPELTRYIEYVKEGGMWDVNSNVPVIYYK from the coding sequence ATGTTGAGGGCATTGAGCACAAGAAGAAGCTATCATGGGTATGAAAGATTAGTAGCTGACGAGTACTCTGCCATTGGTCTTTTAGAGGGAGACTTGAAGAGGTCTAAAACCCTCCCATCTGGGCTTCGGAGATTTCACGTCTCCGCTGAATTACCTTCAGAATTGGCCTTTCCTAGTGACCCTAAAGTGAAGCCTGCAGCTGCAAGAAAGAGTAGCAAGAGTCACCCACTTCTTAGTCTGTTTGATTCTCGTCGGAAGAAGAAAACCACAGCTAGACCTGAGCTGACAAGGTACATAGAGTATGTGAAGGAGGGAGGGATGTGGGATGTGAATTCAAATGTGCCAGTCATTTACTACAAATGA
- the LOC8273373 gene encoding uncharacterized protein LOC8273373, giving the protein MLRALSTRRSYHGYERLVADESAIGLLEGNLKRSKTLPSGLRRFHVSTKLPSELAFPSDPKVKPAAARKSNKSHPLLSLFDSRRKKKTTARPELTRYLEYVKEGGMWDVSSNVPVIYYK; this is encoded by the coding sequence ATGTTGAGAGCATTGAGCACAAGAAGAAGCTATCATGGGTATGAAAGGTTAGTGGCTGATGAGTCTGCCATTGGTCTTTTAGAGGGAAACTTGAAGAGGTCTAAAACCCTCCCATCTGGGCTCCGAAGATTTCATGTCTCCACTAAATTACCTTCAGAATTGGCCTTCCCTAGTGACCCTAAAGTGAAGCCTGCAGCAGCAAGAAAGAGTAACAAGAGTCACCCACTTCTTAGTCTTTTTGATTCTCGCCGGAAGAAGAAAACCACAGCAAGACCGGAGCTTACAAGGTATTTAGAGTATGTGAAGGAGGGAGGGATGTGGGATGTGAGCTCAAATGTGCCAGTCATTTACTACAAATGA
- the LOC8273372 gene encoding uncharacterized protein LOC8273372 gives MLRALSTRRSYHGYERLLADESAIGLLEGNLKRSKTLPSGLRRFHVSNKLPSELAFPSDPKVKPAAARKSNKSHPLLSLFDSRRKKKTTARPELTRYIEYVKEGGTWDASSNVPVIHYK, from the coding sequence aTGTTGAGAGCATTGAGCACAAGAAGAAGCTATCATGGGTATGAAAGGTTATTGGCTGATGAGTCTGCCATTGGTCTTTTGGAGGGAAACTTGAAGAGGTCTAAAACCCTCCCATCTGGGCTCCGAAGATTTCATGTCTCCAACAAATTACCTTCAGAATTGGCCTTCCCTAGTGACCCTAAAGTGAAGCCTGCAGCAGCAAGAAAGAGTAACAAGAGTCACCCACTTCTTAGTCTTTTTGATTCTCGCCGGAAGAAGAAAACCACAGCAAGACCGGAGCTGACAAGGTACATAGAGTATGTGAAGGAGGGAGGGACGTGGGATGCGAGCTCAAATGTGCCAGTCATTCACTACAAATAA
- the LOC8273371 gene encoding uncharacterized protein LOC8273371, translated as MPTFTAIALDRLLEPGTSKSADKSVPSSNPVTKPKLPPKSKPVPKSNLERRNSIASTERKVSRPQISPALYATPEATPLPDSPSSFPPSPYIINHKRRGPRLLKSFSEDDVASRRKNLDEEKINGRATNAENEVVNSTEGHSVTFSIANSVEERQSNGVRDSPQKQEFPDDSFEASSVKEHMNGLCCSELGDSNGEFESRIARKGWANENDVTKLVSLNSERDGESEDFFDPQESMSYTSNTDGEDNCGVESSIKLAATTPVGEFYDAWEELSSESGQQSSFRDIEAELREMRLSLLVEIEKRKQAEETLNNAQNHWQRMREQLALVGLTLPAFPFADPEGELSLDTDPAEELCQQVYLARFVSDSIGRGMAKAEAEMEKEAQIEAKNFEIARLVDRLHYYEAMNREMSQRNQEAVEMARRNRQVRKGRQRWVWGSIATVVTLGTAALAWSYLPATKGSSSSSDSLAPEHGDGAK; from the exons ATGCCAACATTTACTGCCATAGCTCTAGATAGGTTGTTAGAACCTGGAACTTCTAAATCTGCCGACAAGTCTGTTCCTAGTTCCAACCCTGTTACAAAACCAAAGTTACCTCCAAAATCGAAGCCTGTGCCTAAATCAAACCTGGAGAGGAGGAATAGTATAGCAAGCACAGAGAGGAAAGTTAGTCGTCCTCAAATATCACCGGCACTCTATGCCACTCCTGAAGCAACCCCACTCCCTGATTCACCTTCTTCATTTCCTCCTTCACCATATATCATTAACCACAAGCGACGTGGTCCACGCCTTTTAAAGAGCTTCTCTGAGGATGATGTGGCTTCTCGAAGGAAAAACTTGGATGAGGAAAAGATTAATGGGAGAGCAACAAATGCAGAAAACGAAGTTGTCAATTCAACAGAAGGTCATTCTGTTACTTTTTCCATTGCCAATTCTGTTGAAGAGAGACAATCAAATGGCGTCCGGGATAGTCCCCAAAAACAAGAGTTTCCAGACGATTCCTTTGAGGCCTCTAGTGTAAAGGAGCATATGAATGGTCTTTGTTGCAGTGAATTAGGAGATAGTAATGGGGAATTTGAAAGCAGAATTGCGAGGAAAGGCTGGGCCAATGAAAATGATGTGACAAAACTTGTTTCCTTGAATTCGGAAAGAGATGGTGAGTCTGAGGATTTCTTTGACCCACAGGAATCAATGAGTTACACTAGTAATACTGATGGTGAGGACAACTGTGGGGTGGAAAGTTCTATAAAGCTTGCTGCAACAACACCAGTGGGAGAATTTTATGATGCTTGGGAAG AGCTTTCTTCTGAGAGTGGGCAACAGTCTTCTTTCCGTGACATTGAAGCAGAATTGCGTGAAATGAGGTTGAGTCTATTGGTGGAAATAGAGAAGCGAAAGCAAGCAGAGGAAACACTGAATAATGCGCAAAATCACTGGCAGAGGATGAGGGAACAATTAGCCCTTGTGGGATTGACTCTCCCTGCATTTCCCTTTGCTGATCCAGAGGGGGAGCTGTCCCTGGATACTGATCCCGCAGAAGAGCTGTGCCAGCAGGTTTACCTTGCTAGGTTTGTATCAGATTCTATCGGAAGGGGAATGGCTAAAGCTGAGGCGGAGATGGAGAAGGAAGCTCAGATTGAGGCTAAGAACTTTGAGATTGCTCGATTGGTGGACCGGCTTCATTATTATGAGGCCATGAATCGGGAAATGTCTCAGAGGAACCAAGAAGCAGTAG AGATGGCTCGGCGTAATAGGCAGGTCAGGAAAGGAAGGCAGCGATGGGTTTGGGGCTCAATTGCTACTGTGGTTACCCTTGGCACTGCTGCTTTAGCGTGGTCTTACCTTCCAGCAACCAAAGGATCATCTTCCTCTAGTGATTCTCTTGCTCCTGAGCATGGTGATGGAGCTAAGTGA